A single region of the Pseudomonas sp. GGS8 genome encodes:
- a CDS encoding NAD synthetase — MSNPLPGIGMDYSPSQFMARQRIESQINLPRLFAAIDADPGIVGAGVVYIDAEFNVVTLREFKPICSITPKRIILREAQKYIAPAQFVQQVQDNPRESRLVGEAINTTLSCAGAVIGWIVVLSGSVAIPFSAGASTVVAALGYTAAAASSVQCFASGYRTRNEIVNPARNDELDSEEWYQYTMIALDAASLVGVGASTLTTLKLVRLNKATTGKSVREVLRGLNRQERAKLTKELLSINDPRLTSKMIKLKQLSGELPKRFTPTEVKHATVTQIKDALGAAIGFTGSAISGNVRTIAVGLYEEAEQ; from the coding sequence ATGAGCAACCCCTTACCGGGCATCGGCATGGACTACAGCCCCTCCCAGTTCATGGCCCGCCAACGCATCGAAAGCCAGATCAACCTGCCACGCCTGTTCGCCGCCATCGATGCCGACCCCGGAATCGTCGGCGCGGGCGTGGTGTACATTGACGCTGAATTCAACGTAGTGACCCTGCGCGAGTTCAAGCCGATTTGCAGCATCACGCCCAAGCGGATCATTTTGCGCGAGGCGCAGAAGTACATTGCGCCTGCGCAGTTTGTCCAACAGGTTCAGGACAATCCCAGAGAGTCGCGACTGGTCGGAGAGGCAATCAATACCACGTTGTCCTGCGCGGGTGCAGTGATCGGCTGGATCGTAGTGCTCAGCGGCTCCGTGGCTATTCCGTTTTCGGCAGGGGCAAGTACGGTGGTCGCTGCGCTCGGTTATACCGCTGCGGCTGCCAGCTCAGTGCAGTGTTTTGCCAGCGGCTATCGGACCCGCAATGAGATCGTCAACCCTGCCCGTAACGATGAGCTCGACAGCGAAGAGTGGTACCAGTACACCATGATTGCGCTGGATGCTGCGTCCTTGGTCGGGGTAGGCGCATCCACGCTGACAACACTCAAACTGGTCAGGCTGAATAAGGCCACGACCGGGAAAAGTGTCAGGGAAGTGCTCAGGGGGCTGAATCGACAGGAACGTGCCAAACTGACCAAAGAACTATTGAGCATCAACGACCCGCGCTTGACGTCGAAGATGATCAAGTTGAAGCAGTTGTCGGGTGAATTGCCCAAGCGTTTCACACCCACCGAGGTCAAGCATGCAACGGTCACTCAGATAAAAGACGCCTTGGGCGCCGCTATCGGTTTTACCGGCAGTGCAATTTCGGGGAATGTCCGCACCATTGCCGTAGGCCTGTACGAGGAGGCTGAGCAATGA